In the Drosophila takahashii strain IR98-3 E-12201 chromosome 3R, DtakHiC1v2, whole genome shotgun sequence genome, one interval contains:
- the LOC108065167 gene encoding protein telomere ends associated isoform X3 encodes MSATNKKHPTGKRESSRPVPFKTFQRLIVNLPEIAEQLKAADGGSKTVNYWTRWYYEEFYRNPSIRERYAFKVGACPRRTRMNLLKVPETHSHTEASQECPLVAVQSPSLDTVKVESDSSFQETPTRCQDIIVEVDKAGTFLFPVSFRTFEHSLNKMEVFKRIAKSEDLLKLAADDGFRKHTLQRFYNRFYMHPEKRSTTNLFKEVSQSLLAKLLESGRPFDKAKSTAEYAAKKTLESNSIVPFELFKENLLNLSDIVEQMKQKDKNYESKDFHECAFDFYLAFYITPEIREKYEFQLVACTTVMKARMLANLSKEVAEELRLSLPQLGNPSPALELPGSESSVESPAKAKDMNENLIRSPEAKESAQEPDLEVLDGMPHVAASPPGLELPACNTPSKDSTETATVNQIPENFLFETDVEVNVKKSGRFLFPVSFETFWRYINYKEIIRINLMRHITQNEAELEKLIADPSNPQCKKVCRQSYNKFYILNEKYRKTIPYKFECADSKILNKLLEIAKPLDEAAIKTMSLYAPKDKKEKTKKKPKSKENPKACNMDKPEEEFPPCPISFEVFKRHVSNLDDICNEMQLCEEFRGKSKKEVAQLYYQGFYSGQEMRDKFVCRFKPCPSKMLKKLLSFPQNNGGVCPKEPDCQVVGITEKPCEESQKESNGQAGFAVQPSQVVTEPEVKDKDPVELRESHYEERAAEPSHISNESNAIMTISTEVTSKLPQLATSPPRLELAAFKTPETSSAETASANKISESFPFKTNVEVNVGSLGRFLFPVSCDTFRHYINDEFIRTNLMRNITKNEAKLAELMADPSNPQCKKVFLRSYKNFYIQNEKYRKTIPYKFDCTDPKILNKLLEIAKPLDEAAIKTMSLYTVKDEKENTNAPKLQVVDSPEKPGQESFSNPVSLEVFKRHVSNLDVICYKMLLCDEFRGKSREDVIQHYYQGFYSGQNMRDRFVVRFKSCPSSMLQKLMSFPPNNREVCPKEPDCQVVCITEKSCDESQKEPEAKEQDPVEPIESHLEQRVAEPSHTSNECNPVMTISKEVNDEPPHLATSPAGIEIAFKSPETSSAETEKLNQIADFPFKTDVEVIVGSLGRFMFPVSCDTFRRYINNEFIRTNLMINITKNEAKLTELMADPSNPICKKVFLRSYKNFYIQHEKFRKTIPYKFDCTDPKILMKLLEVAKPLDETAIKTMSLHVSEKPCMENPESNCQAEFAISKDVKKISTCLAEESNFSRITPEKPIAAPNQRQLEPEARPKCPSATSEVVTEPEVEVQGPYHISEECNTARILERARKRAIDVVKFEVRRLFANNSPEMQETLKKQFKIYCLAQEGSLQSDTNSTNVDPAAILTKGNEPVITSNPMEIDEVSKDPERAAFNENELQKSSNLPEVGKTISDSAETIASEGQTNKEETQAELSNIPESSKGSSENISTDKDELTRTDGDLEAASNSPQSTESQILLEQAKNIFFAENNQDHNMKYLISTSQGLMRTIWRILYQLTLQEFCHYTSIHDGEALYKCDEHLQLCFQHVVVLGNWPINLHVRLGFLKQLLLCKGVRLDKIELSQLSPKILSPWELGSYSDFDKIVEQHYTHHTGKKIDDVVQLCQEREKLYAACWTHNQWILQVPEISDEVLNEEIEEAESVIDGISLRPICVVKSRDVNTPTEVVSIASSPNTICEETSCPPTQLIDSSFVDVSCVEPASQVPQMTFDPLIPEETSQMEEAPIEYPPTTTVLVTVKQEPIKLPNNQRATICNSEDCQWEEITTQEQIIDLDASQSEEASLSCFAISKPTEKAAEETLNLLENSNIPIDAYDIPEILEVPVPVEVAPRTVASTSAPQVPRKRQAATRESTSKKIRLNNERVPQLRHEFPPLPMGVMVRIESGGNRAPECQPAKPPSPPSNSTAQPTEVNITPSQDFATGNTLLECSQLQHLLDSTNVNTRQVIEEATDKVRAAEPLGASPLQRSVVFRDLDRFSFFNSLTVQQITKFRIEGHLQGSSYQDALVRIDDRLCNVRGPLLSCLFPHLTSALRSDLEYVLRDLGEFCYKSTWPAHKDATVDLRTRVLSAFINVSPRFGPFRIQFDNATREWGTCSEVGNGEPEILDRETSCNAAEFINPRILNRIRELKQLID; translated from the exons ATGTCTGCGACGAATAAGAAACACCCAACGGGAAAGCG GGAAAGCAGTCGTCCCGTTCCCTTCAAGACATTTCAAAGGTTGATTGTGAACTTGCCAGAAATAGCAGAACAATTGAAAGCGGCCGATGGTGGCAGCAAGACGGTTAATTACTGGACGCGATGGTATTACGAGGAGTTCTACCGCAATCCCAGCATAAGGGAGCGGTATGCATTTAAGGTTGGAGCATGTCCCCGGCGGACACGCATGAATCTGCTCAAAGTGCCGGAGACTCATTCCCACACAGAAGCATCCCAAGAATGCCCGTTGGTAGCCGTACAATCCCCATCCCTCGATACAGTGAAAGTTGAGAGCGATTCGTCATTTCAAGAAACGCCAACACGATGCCAGGATATCATAGTTGAAGTGGACAA GGCTGGAACCTTCCTCTTTCCGGTATCCTTTAGGACTTTCGAACATAGCCTCAACAAAATGGAGGTGTTTAAAAGGATCGCCAAGAGTGAGGATTTACTAAAACTTGCGGCCGATGACGGCTTTCGCAAACATACCCTTCAAAGGTTCTACAATCGTTTCTACATGCATCCGGAGAAGCGATCCACTACGAACTTGTTCAAGGAGGTTTCACAGAGCCTTTTGGCCAAGTTGCTGGAGTCTGGAAGACCGTTTGATAAAGCCAAAAGTACAGCGGAATATGCAGCCAAAAAGACGCTGGAAAGCAA TTCCATCGTCCCCTTTGAGTTGTTCAAGGAGAATTTGTTGAACTTATCAGACATTGTGGAACAGATGAAGCAAAAGGACAAGAATTATGAGAGCAAAGATTTCCACGAGTGTGCCTTTGACTTCTACCTGGCATTTTACATAACACCGGAGATACGGGAGAAGTACGAGTTCCAGCTGGTGGCCTGTACGACGGTGATGAAGGCTCGCATGCTGGCCAATCTCAGCAAGGAGGTTGCCGAGGAACTGAGGTTAAGTCTGCCACAGCTAGGCAATCCCTCGCCAGCACTCGAACTTCCCGGGTCTGAAAGTTCTGTGGAGTCTCCCGCTAAAGCTAAGGATATGAACGAAAACCTTATCAGATCCCCGGAAGCCAAAGAGTCCGCCCAAGAACCAGA CTTAGAGGTTCTCGACGGAATGCCGCATGTAGCTGCTTCTCCGCCAGGACTTGAACTGCCCGCATGCAATACTCCCTCGAAGGATTCTACAGAAACTGCGACAGTAAATCAAATTCCAGA AAATTTCCTCTTTGAAACTGATGTTGAAGTGAACGTTAAGAA AAGCGGACGCTTTCTGTTTCCGGTTTCTTTTGAGACATTTTGGCGCTATATCAACTATAAAGAGATAATCCGGATTAATCTTATGAGACATATAACTCAAAATGAAGCTGAACTAGAAAAACTGATTGCTGATCCCTCGAATCCACAATGCAAAAAAGTCTGCCGCCAGTCCTACAATAAATTCTACATACTAAACGAAAAATATCGCAAAACAATTCCATATAAATTCGAATGCGCGGATTCCAAGATCCTTAACAAGTTACTAGAAATCGCAAAACCGTTGGATGAAGCAGCCATAAAAACGATGTCTCTCTATGCCCCAAaagataaaaaagaaaagacaaagaaaaaaccaaaatcaaaGGAAAATCCAAAAGCATGTAATATGGACAAACCAGAAGAGGAGTTTCCTCCGTGCCCAATATCTTTTGAAGTTTTCAAACGTCATGTGAGCAATCTCGATGATATATGTAATGAAATGCAGTTGTGTGAGGAGTTCAGAGGCAAATCCAAGAAGGAAGTTGCCCAACTCTATTACCAAGGTTTCTATTCTGGACAAGAAATGAGGGACAAGTTCGTTTGTCGATTCAAGCCATGTCCCAGCAAGATGCTTAAAAAATTGCTGAGCTTTCCACAGAATAACGGAGGGGTATGTCCAAAGGAGCCAGATTGCCAGGTGGTTGGTATCACTGAAAAACCTTGTGAGGAAAGTCAAAAGGAGTCAAACGGTCAAGCGGGGTTTGCCGTTCAGCCCTCTCAAGTTGTCACTGAGCCAGAGGTTAAGGACAAAGACCCAGTTGAGCTAAGAGAATCCCATTATGAAGAAAGAGCGGCGGAGCCGTCACATATTTCGAACGAAAGTAATGCAATAAT GACCATCAGCACGGAGGTTACGAGCAAACTTCCTCAGTTAGCTACTTCTCCGCCAAGACTCGAACTGGCCGCTTTCAAGACTCCCGAAACGTCCTCTGCAGAAACGGCGAGTGCCAATAAAATATCTGA aaGCTTTCCCTTTAAAACTAATGTTGAAGTGAACGTTGGAAG CCTGGGACGCTTTCTGTTTCCTGTTTCTTGTGACACATTTCGGCACTATATAAACGACGAGTTTATCCGCACTAATCTCATGAGAAATATCACTAAAAATGAAGCTAAACTAGCAGAATTGATGGCTGATCCTTCGAATCCACAGTGCAAGAAAGTCTTCCTACGGTCGTACAAAAATTTCTACATACAAAACGAAAAATATCGCAAAACAATTCCGTATAAATTTGACTGTACGGATCCAAAAATTCTCAACAAGTTACTAGAAATCGCAAAACCGTTGGATGAAGCTGCCATAAAAACGATGTCTCTCTATACCGTAAAAgatgaaaaagaaaacacaaatgcACCCAAACTCCAGGTGGTGGATTCTCCTGAAAAGCCGGGACAGGAAAGTTTTTCAAACCCAGTATCTTTGGAAGTATTCAAACGTCATGTTAGCAATCTCGATGTTATATGTTATAAAATGCTGTTGTGTGATGAATTCAGGGGAAAATCCAGGGAGGATGTAATCCAGCACTATTATCAGGGTTTCTATTCTGGACAAAATATGCGGGACAGATTCGTTGTCCGATTCAAGTCATGTCCCAGCAGTATGCTACAAAAATTGATGAGCTTTCCACCGAATAACAGAGAGGTATGTCCAAAGGAACCAGATTGCCAGGTCGTTTGTATCACAGAGAAATCCTGTGACGAAAGTCAAAAGGAGCCTGAGGCTAAAGAACAAGACCCAGTTGAGCCAATAGAATCCCATTTAGAACAAAGAGTTGCTGAACCGTCACACACTTCGAACGAATGTAATCCAGTAAT gaCCATCAGCAAGGAGGTTAATGACGAGCCTCCTCATTTAGCTACTTCTCCGGCAGGAATAGAAATCGCGTTCAAGTCTCCCGAGACGTCCTCTGCAGAAACTGAGAAACTGAACCAAATTGCAGA TTTTCCCTTTAAAACTGATGTTGAAGTAATCGTTGGAAG CCTGGGACGCTTTATGTTTCCTGTTTCTTGTGACACATTTCGGCGCTATATAAACAATGAGTTTATCCGCACTAATCTTATGATAAATATCACTAAAAATGAAGCTAAACTAACAGAGTTAATGGCTGATCCGTCGAATCCTATATGCAAAAAAGTTTTCCTCCGGTCCTACAAAAATTTCTACATACAACACgaaaaatttcgcaaaacaaTTCCGTATAAATTTGACTGCACGGATCCCAAGATATTGATGAAGTTACTGGAAGTTGCAAAACCGTTGGATGAAACCGCTATAAAAACGATGTCTCTCCATGTCTCAGAGAAACCCTGCATGGAAAATCCGGAGTCCAATTGCCAAGCGGAATTTGCTATTTCCAAGGATGTGAAAAAGATATCCACATGCCTGGCTGAGGAGAG taATTTCAGCAGGATAACACCCGAAAAGCCGATAGCTGCACCAAACCAACGGCAGTTAGAGCCTGAGGCCAGGCCAAAATGCCCATCAGCCACCTCTGAAGTTGTCACTGAGCCCGAGGTCGAAGTCCAAGGCCCATATCACATTTCGGAGGAATGTAATACAGCCAGGATTTTAGAAAGAGCACG CAAGCGAGCAATCGATGTGGTCAAATTCGAGGTCCGTCGTCTTTTTGCCAACAATTCCCCGGAAATGCAAGAAACTCTGAAAAAGCAATTTAAGATCTACTGCTTGGCTCAAGAGGGAAGTTTACAATCAGATACCAATAGCACAAATGTTGATCCTGCGGCCATTTTGACAAAAGGAAATGAGCCCGTGATAACTTCGAATCCCATGGAGATCGATGAAGTCAGCAAAGATCCAGAAAGAGCTGCCTTTAACGAGAATGAGTTGCAGAAAAGTTCAAACCTACCAGAAGTCGGAAAAACCATTTCGGATAGCGCTGAAACTATTGCGAGTGAAGGGCAGACGAATAAAGAAGAAACCCAAGCTGAATTGTCCAACATTCCAgaaagctcaaaagggtcatCAGAAAATATATCTACAGATAAGGACGAATTAACAAGAACAGATGGAGATCTCGAAGCGGCATCCAATTCACCTCAGAGCACAGAAAGTCAAATCCTTCTCGAGCAAGcgaagaatatatttttcgcCGAAAATAACCAG GATCACAATATGAAGTACTTGATCAGCACAAGCCAAGGACTCATGAGAACCATTTGGCGCATACTCTATCAGCTAACTCTTCAGGAATTCTGCCACTACACGAGTATCCACGACGGGGAGGCCTTGTACAAGTGCGATGAACATTTGCAGCTTTGCTTTCAGCACGTCGTGGTTCTTGGCAATTGGCCAATTAATTTACACGTACGTTTGGGATTTTTAAAGCAACTCCTCCTCTGTAAAGGAGTGCGGTTGGATAAGATTGAACTGTCCCAATTATCGCCGAAAATACTGAGCCCTTGGGAATTGGGTTCCTACTCGGATTTCGATAAAATCGTTGAACAACATTACACCCATCACACAGGCAAGAAAATTGATGATGTAGTGCAGTTGTGCCAGGAAAGGGAGAAGCTGTATGCCGCCTGCTGGACACATAATCAGTGGATACTCCAAGTACCTGAGATCTCAGATGAGGTACTCAATGAAGAAATCGAAGAAGCGGAGTCAGTCATTGATGGGATTTCTTTAA ggCCAATTTGTGTTGTAAAAAGCAGAGATGTAAATACCCCAACCGAGGTAGTCTCAATTGCCTCAAGTCCAAATACAATATGTG AGGAAACCAGTTGTCCGCCTACTCAGCTCATCGATTCAAGTTTCGTAGACGTGTCGTGTGTGGAACCAGCTTCCCAAGTGCCACAAATGACATTCGACCCACTAATACCCGAGGAAACATCACAAATGGAAGAAGCTCCTATTGAGTATCCGCCAACGACGACCGTATTGGTGACCGTCAAGCAGGAACCTATCAAGCTTCCTAACAACCAACGTGCCACCATTTGTAACTCGGAGGATTGCCAATGGGAAGAAATTACGACCCAGGAGCAAATAATAGACTTGGATGCCAGCCAAAGTGAAGAAGCGAGTTTGTCCTGCTTTGCTATCTCAAAACCGACTGAAAAGGCAGCAGAAGAGACACTAAATTTGCTGGAGAATAGTAATATTCCGATAGACGCTTACGATATCCCGGAAATATTGGAAGTCCCAGTGCCTGTGGAAGTGGCGCCCAGGACAGTTGCGTCTACGTCAGCGCCTCAGGTTCCTAGAAAGCGGCAAGCAGCCACCCGAGAATCGACCAGCAAGAAAATTAGACTGAATAACGAAAGGGTGCCGCAGCTGCGACATGAGTTCCCGCCATTACCAATGGGAGTGATGGTGCGAATCGAGTCTGGAGGGAATAGAGCTCCTGAGTGTCAGCCAGCAAAACCTCCCAGTCCTCCAAGTAATTCTACGGCTCAGCCTACAGAGGTCAACATCACTCCCTCGCAGGATTTCGCCACTGGCAACACACTCCTGGAATGCTCCCAGCTGCAGCACTTGCTGGATTCAACGAACGTCAACACTCGCCAGGTAATTGAAGAAGCTACTGATAAGGTTCGTGCTGCGGAGCCCCTTGGCGCTTCCCCTCTTCAAAGGAGCGTTGTATTTCGCGACTTGGACCGTTTCAGCTTCTTCAACTCGCTGACTGTTCAGCAAATCACAAAGTTCCGCATCGAAGGACACCTGCAGGGTTCCAGCTATCAGGATGCATTGGTGCGGATCGACGATAGGTTGTGCAATGTGCGCGGTCCATTGCTGAGCTGTCTATTCCCCCACCTCACAAGCGCATTGCGATCGGACTTGGAGTATGTGCTCCGTGATTTGGGAGAGTTTTGCTACAAAAGCACCTGGCCAGCGCATAAAGATGCCACAGTGGATCTCCGGACGCGAGTCTTATCCGCGTTCATTAATGTGAGCCCAAGATTCGGCCCATTTCGCATTCAGTTCGATAATGCCACCAGGGAGTGGGGTACCTGCAGCGAAGTTGGCAATGGTGAACCGGAGATATTGGATCGAGAGACGAGCTGCAACGCAGCCGAGTTCATAAACCCGCGGATCTTGAATCGGATCAGGGAATTGAAGCAGTTGATCGATTGA